From Deltaproteobacteria bacterium, one genomic window encodes:
- the argC gene encoding N-acetyl-gamma-glutamyl-phosphate reductase, whose amino-acid sequence MAKDIAVGIVGGSGYSGGELLRLLLAHPRMRVAWVTSRGDKHLESIHRNLFGTGLRFIKEEDATACDAAILCMPSRESMTRAERYLKMGAKVVDVGSDFRLKDAALFEQVYKAKHVAWPLVEEAPYGATELHREQIRTARLVANPGCFAYTAILTLAPLVKEKLVELDRLVVDGMSGTSGAGAEPVVPTHHSEIGNSAFPYNVVDHRHTYEIEQELTAVAGAPVTIHFTPYYCAFSRGILANCHGFLTRKISRPDLLALYQDFYKDEHFVRVLTLEKDPKVSWQFLPYPSVALVAGSNFVHLGVDVDARRGRVVAFGALDNLGKGAASSAIQNLNCMLGLPEEMGIDGYGLHP is encoded by the coding sequence GTGGCGAAGGACATTGCGGTCGGGATTGTCGGCGGATCCGGATACTCGGGGGGCGAACTGTTGCGTCTGTTACTGGCGCACCCGCGCATGCGCGTGGCGTGGGTGACGTCGCGCGGCGACAAACACCTCGAGTCAATTCATCGCAATCTGTTCGGCACCGGGCTGCGCTTCATCAAGGAAGAGGACGCCACGGCGTGCGACGCCGCGATTCTGTGCATGCCGTCGCGTGAATCGATGACGCGCGCCGAACGCTATCTGAAGATGGGCGCCAAGGTCGTCGATGTCGGCTCCGACTTTCGGTTGAAGGACGCCGCGCTGTTCGAGCAAGTGTACAAGGCGAAGCATGTGGCGTGGCCGTTGGTAGAAGAGGCGCCGTACGGCGCCACCGAGTTGCATCGCGAGCAGATCCGTACAGCCCGCTTGGTCGCCAACCCGGGCTGCTTTGCTTACACGGCGATTCTCACGCTCGCACCACTCGTCAAGGAGAAGCTCGTCGAACTCGATCGCCTCGTCGTCGACGGCATGTCCGGCACGTCGGGCGCCGGTGCGGAGCCGGTGGTACCAACCCACCACAGCGAGATCGGCAACTCCGCGTTTCCGTACAACGTCGTCGATCATCGCCACACCTATGAGATCGAACAGGAGCTGACGGCCGTCGCCGGTGCGCCGGTGACGATTCATTTCACGCCTTACTACTGTGCCTTCTCGCGCGGCATTCTGGCCAACTGTCACGGGTTCCTTACCCGCAAGATCTCGCGCCCCGATCTGCTCGCGCTCTACCAGGACTTTTACAAGGACGAGCACTTCGTGCGCGTCCTGACGTTGGAGAAAGACCCGAAGGTGAGTTGGCAGTTCCTACCCTACCCCAGCGTGGCGCTGGTGGCGGGCTCGAACTTCGTCCACCTCGGCGTTGATGTTGATGCACGGCGGGGCCGCGTGGTCGCCTTCGGAGCGCTCGACAATCTCGGCAAGGGTGCCGCCAGCTCCGCGATCCAGAACCTCAACTGCATGCTCGGCCTCCCCGAGGAGATGGGCATCGACGGCTACGGGCTGCATCCGTAG
- a CDS encoding response regulator: MDTVLLVDEDVTARIIGETLLRTRGLQVHSTGDGLDALNYFTREGAAVVVLGLPAANGLELLRGLREVPTSEVPRVVIVTNSAEPEVERFAERLDADAFLRRPMPPTQFVATIEALVSASASWVAVATVS, encoded by the coding sequence ATGGACACTGTGTTGCTCGTCGATGAGGACGTCACTGCGCGCATTATTGGGGAGACGTTGTTGCGTACCCGCGGCTTACAGGTGCACTCGACGGGCGACGGGTTGGACGCGTTGAACTACTTCACCCGGGAGGGCGCTGCGGTGGTCGTGCTGGGTCTGCCCGCTGCCAACGGACTGGAGCTGCTGCGCGGGTTGCGCGAAGTGCCAACCAGTGAAGTCCCACGCGTGGTGATTGTGACCAATAGCGCCGAACCAGAGGTTGAACGCTTTGCGGAGCGCCTCGATGCCGACGCCTTCCTGCGCCGGCCGATGCCGCCGACACAGTTTGTCGCCACCATCGAAGCGCTGGTCAGCGCGTCGGCGTCGTGGGTAGCGGTGGCCACGGTATCCTGA
- a CDS encoding HEAT repeat domain-containing protein, producing the protein MDATLRGVLGLIKGTDVEARCAALLVVTHLQASDDPVVQTVGAALGAKNVVVRDFAVGYFEQVRPRDGVASLVPLLESEDDALRQRAAAILAHYGQAAIAGIKKLVKDAPRRRLNAIIDLCARVRTSAALDLLFDLIAAEDFDVSRTACDALAATVPQLDARARADLFARADRLAAGAKGQRTGLVGAAKLLGALADAKARKRLLAMLDREEPHAVRTHGLGALLQCLRGQSLTAAEIKALLPLLEADDETGILRPAILLLEDQALDRSYLAQLSRLAESPQPLVKRFAVHKLGAFESGSVVKTLIGYLTDDSYARRDEAGVSLKKLPAARAALMKEFLACDDERKAWTLSEVLLVHDRDWKRDTLNALCAKMEGALEKRDDRLYSAYFQFLTTLDAAWLAERVRARAEHLRKRKDFATAAKWLTLLKDSPAFDADTKFACAVATLKSHPHTLSLTVRRHDSALEMLRELSQSTFATADRLRRERTLTPEELFYVAFNFAESRGEERALARELLEHLAAKHGRAKIGKAAKNKLHLLPA; encoded by the coding sequence GTGGACGCAACGCTGAGAGGCGTACTGGGACTGATCAAGGGTACCGACGTCGAGGCGCGTTGCGCGGCGCTGTTGGTCGTCACCCATCTGCAGGCCAGCGACGATCCGGTCGTGCAAACCGTCGGTGCCGCACTCGGCGCGAAAAACGTGGTCGTTCGAGACTTCGCGGTCGGCTACTTCGAGCAGGTCCGCCCGCGCGACGGCGTCGCGTCATTGGTCCCGCTGCTCGAGAGCGAGGACGATGCGCTGCGCCAACGCGCGGCCGCGATTCTTGCTCACTACGGTCAGGCCGCGATCGCCGGCATCAAGAAGTTGGTCAAGGACGCGCCGCGCCGACGGCTCAATGCGATCATCGATCTGTGTGCGCGAGTGCGGACCAGTGCCGCGCTCGATCTCTTGTTCGATCTGATCGCCGCCGAGGACTTCGACGTCAGTCGCACGGCGTGCGACGCGCTCGCAGCAACGGTGCCGCAGCTCGACGCGCGCGCCCGTGCCGATTTGTTTGCCCGCGCCGATCGGCTCGCCGCCGGCGCCAAGGGACAGCGCACAGGTTTGGTCGGTGCGGCCAAGCTGTTGGGGGCACTCGCCGACGCCAAGGCCCGCAAACGATTGCTCGCCATGCTCGACAGGGAGGAACCGCACGCGGTGCGCACTCACGGTCTCGGGGCGCTGCTGCAATGCTTGCGCGGCCAGTCGCTCACGGCAGCGGAGATCAAAGCCCTCCTGCCATTGTTGGAAGCCGACGACGAGACGGGCATCTTGCGGCCGGCGATTCTGTTGCTCGAAGACCAAGCGCTCGACCGCAGCTATCTCGCGCAACTCAGCCGCCTGGCCGAAAGTCCGCAGCCACTGGTGAAGCGGTTCGCAGTCCACAAGCTCGGCGCGTTCGAATCGGGTTCGGTGGTCAAGACCCTGATCGGCTACCTCACCGATGACAGCTACGCGCGCCGCGATGAAGCGGGTGTCTCGCTCAAGAAACTGCCTGCTGCGCGCGCGGCGCTGATGAAGGAGTTTCTCGCCTGCGACGATGAGCGCAAAGCGTGGACGCTGTCCGAGGTGTTGCTGGTGCACGACCGCGATTGGAAGCGCGACACGCTCAACGCGTTGTGCGCAAAGATGGAAGGCGCCCTGGAGAAGCGCGACGACCGACTGTACAGCGCCTACTTCCAGTTTCTCACGACCCTCGATGCGGCGTGGTTGGCCGAGCGCGTGCGCGCCCGCGCCGAGCACCTCCGGAAACGCAAAGACTTCGCCACCGCGGCGAAATGGTTGACGCTGTTGAAGGACTCTCCCGCGTTCGATGCCGACACCAAGTTTGCGTGCGCCGTCGCCACCCTCAAGTCGCACCCGCACACGCTGTCGCTCACCGTCCGGCGGCACGATAGCGCGCTCGAAATGTTGCGCGAGCTGTCGCAATCGACATTTGCGACCGCCGACCGCCTGCGCCGGGAGCGGACACTCACGCCCGAAGAGCTGTTCTACGTGGCCTTCAACTTCGCCGAGAGCCGCGGCGAAGAACGCGCCCTCGCGCGCGAGCTGCTCGAACATCTGGCGGCCAAGCACGGTCGCGCCAAAATCGGCAAGGCCGCTAAGAACAAGCTGCACCTCTTGCCGGCGTAG